The following nucleotide sequence is from Trichormus variabilis 0441.
CTTTTTCTACTTCACTTAATGCAAGTTGATCAGTTAACTTTTTTACGTCCTTCTTATTTTTATCAGCTAGTTCATAATATTGCTCTGCCAAAGAAGCGTATTTATTGGTTAACTCATTAGCAATTTGTTTATGGTGTTTAGCTTCTTGCCTGTTTTTTTCACCAGCAGCATGAGCGGTAAAAGCACCTGCAACAGCACCAACAGCCATCCCTAATGCACCAAACACAAGAGGAATCATAAAAACTAGCAGTTTTGTGAATAAAGTTAAATGTTACAAATGAGGAGGAAGCTCAAGAGGTTGTGAATTAGCTAATAATTTACTATCTGCTGATGTCATACCTAAAGATTGAGCAATAGCAACTGATTCTCGTAAACGTTGCATAGCCCCTTCTATTCCTGGTAGGGTCGGACGATTTATTATTTCTTGATTAATTGCTTCTGCTTGAGACAAAAACTCTAAATTCTTCTTGTGTTCATAAATTAGTTCATTCTCAACCGCTTGTAAATATTCTAGTTCTTGCTGTGTTAAAGATTCGTAGTATACTCTCACATCCTGTTTATGCTCATCAAGTATCTTAAAAAACTGATGAATCATGCCTGTAGCACCAACAACTGCTAAAACTGGTGCTACTGTTGTTAGTGCGATCGCTATCGGTGGACAAGCTGCTGCTACTGTTGCAGTTGCAAATGCTGTTGCACCTCCAACTGCACCGCCCATGACAGTATCTTTTAATGTTGTCGTAGCTGCTTCTTGTGCAGAGATTTCACCTCGGACTACACGCAATCCATTAGTTAACAACGAAAAAGGCAGAGATGTCATTGCACCCACAGCAGCCCCCATCGGTGCAGCTTGAAAACCTGCTTTAATAGCACCTGTTAGGTTATCAAAATGCCATTTGGCATCTAGTCTTACCTTTTCTTGCCAAGTCATGGTCTTATCACCACGGGCAATGTTGTCTTTGGCGTTCTCCCATTTGATATTGTTGGGATTATTAGATCCACCCTTGCTATGAGGCTTGATATGGCTGGCGTGTTTATCTGATAGGTACTGCTCAACATTACTAGCCGCAGATTTACCATCAACACCTGCACGCCCAGAAGGGGGAATCTTCTCTAACATTTGTTGAGCTTCCAGCCTAGTTCTTATCGGTTCGCCAGCCCTAATCCCACCTTTATACATTCTGCGTGCTGCACTCAAAGATAAATCCTGTAATTGAGCGTGCTGAATCTTAGTTGTGGCAGCTGCATTAACAGCAGAATTACGATGGGAATCATCCGTCATAAATTATTGCTTTCCTTAGCTATCGACTAAATACGGCATCAGCTTATTCTTACTATTCCCAATTATCTTTGGTTAAAAACAATGCTTTTATCAAGATGCTATGAATATTGAGTGCATTTACAATTAAGACAACAAAGCAGAGCTAAGTAATAATTGGGATTTATCAAATTAAAAACGTAGCAGCTTTTATATGGTAATTCCTAAAAATTTTACGCTTGATTTAGCAACCAAACTGTGCGGCATCTTTTGAACCACTTGTTACAGTTATGTGGGCATGAATCATAACTGTAATGAACATTTAGCTTCCAAAAAACTCAAAAGTTCTTCCTCAAACGCAGTCAAATACGGTCGCTTGAGTTCCCCCAGACACTTCAACACAGCCCTACCAGCTTCTTCCAAGTTCTCAACGTCCCGTAACCTATGGATACGATCGCAAATTTCTCGCATCTGCTGACATTCCGAATCCGAATAATCCATTGGCTTGAGGTGGTCAGTTCTCACAGTATACTCACCATTCCACGCTGTGACTGTGCAGCTAAACTCTCCTACATGAGTAACTATGCACCAACAGCTACCCATACCGCGTAAATCAGGATTATCCTTGACAACGAATTGACAGACTTCGCCAACACGGTAAGGATTGGGGGCTTTACTGCTTTCCATAATGCGTTGCACCACATCTTTAACGATGCGACCAGTCGGCACTTTATCCCCAGCTTCTTGAACTGCGTCTTGCCATGCTTTCCGTTGCTGCTGGGGTTCTAGCTTAGAGAGAGGACGAACTTGTACTTCTGATATGGGGAAAATTTGGGAACTATTAGTTCCCATTTCATCTGCTTGTGCTTCCTCAATTTGGGAACTATTAGTTCCCATTATTATGTTGTCAACTATTAAAGACGCAGCTATTAAATAATTCACATGGCGGTGAGTATAGCTAAATCTGTCTTTGCAGTATTCCTCAAACGTCCGGTGCGTAGAACGATACAGTCTGCGATCGCGTAATTCCGCCAATGCTTTCCCTGCTTCAAAAAACGCCCGTTCTACTTTGCGTTCCAAAAGCAGGCGATCGCTTTGTTCTTCTGGGGTCAATTCAGGTATTTCAACAGCAGCCACATCAATCGTTGCTGAAGCGGGATCTTCTGTTGAGATGTCTGAGTTGGGTGATTCTGGATTGACAGATGACGCAGAGGTGGCTTTGCGCTTACGGGGTGGGGAGTTCATGCGCCTACCTCATTTAGTTTAATGGTATTTGCTGGGAGTGTAGTATTCAGAAGTGGTCACTCTTTAACAAAAATGGGCAAACCACAAGACTCGCAATCAATGTTGACTAATTATCAAAACTGATGCCAAAATTCACGCCCAAAACTTCTTCGATTTTACGGAGCGTTACTTCTGGCAGAACATCATTTTCTTCACGCTCAATTCGATACCAATTAGCACGAGTCATATCAGCCGCCTTTGCTAATTCTTCTACTGACCGTGGATCTCGCTCTCTAGCTTGTTTAATTTTCGCTCCGATGCCTGGGGCATCAACTCGTATAATCCTTTCTATTTGCACATCTATAGGCATAAACAATCCTTCTTTATTCAAGCATTTCATATAAACTATGTAAATTGTAGAGTGACACTTGACATAATGTCAAGTGAGAGGATACAGTATATATATACAAAAAAAGCGCCCCGACTACCAATCTAAAGCGCTTTTCTTGTTCCAATTACGGAAATACCATTATGACCCACGTTACATACACTCATCAACACCTGCAACTGAAATCGATTGCCCGACTCAAGCAAATCTACAGCGAAATCGGCTGCACAACCACAGTACAAGACAGACGCTGCAAGGATTCTTGGATTAGCGCGATCGCTGACTACCAGTCCACCCAAGTTCAAAAAGTTGACGAACAAGCGATGCCTCCGGCAACGTCATGGACGAACGCCCAAGCCGAACTAGAGAATTTCATTGCTGACCAAGCCGAAGCTGTAGCTCCCGAAGAACTGACCACAGTAAAAATCAACCCTCACCACTTCGAGGTGTATGCCGCTAAAAGACTCATTGCCTACATCAGCTACGACAACAGCGAATATGTGACGCAGCCTTGGGTAGTTATGGTAAACGGCGAAGAAAAATTCCGTCACTTTGCTATTTCTCAATGCCACCGCTTCATTGAATGGCATCACAAAGACGGGACACTCAACCCGCCAATCCCAGGTGAAACACCGGAAGTCCCCACCATTGCTGAAATCTGTTTCTATGAGCAAGAAGCATTTGCTGATGGGGAATTAATAGCCAGCATCAGCTTTGACTCGGACAATCACGAAGACTTGTACTGGCGAGTCATTATTAACGGGCAAGAGATTTTCCGCGATACCACCGCCCCCAGATGCCAAAGCTATATTAAGCAGCAATACCAACAAAGCACGTTACCAGTGCAAGAACCATTTGTAGAACCCTGCACTACAGGAAACGAAATCATGGTTCAGATTGCCCAGGCGTGTGAAAACTTTGGTCTTGAGTTGCTTGACGATGGGATTTACCACAACGACAAAAGACTAGTGGAATTTGTCTACAAGAACGGCGTTTGCTGCTATATACGAGCTTCTTTAAAACCTCAGCAAATAGTCCCTGAATTGCTATCTGAAGATTTGTCTTGCGAGGAAATGCTAAATCAGCCGTTTCACTTGCTCACATTTGAACAGTGGGAAAGATTGCGAGAGTATGAACCAGCGTCAGAGAGTCGGGAATTAGTCGCAGTTTAAAGGAAAAGTGGGCTTCGTCGCCCACTCAGTTTAACTGTTTAGTTGCTCTCAATATAAACACTTACCTGCTCGTTTCCACAGAAAACATCAATTAGTTCCACTTTTTCCTTCACCAAAATCATGCAACCCACCATTAGCATACCCAAGGGCTGGGATTACCCCAGATTTACGTTAGGACAGCACACAAAGCAAGGGCTAATCATCGGTATCCAACACTATCCTGCTGATACTCTTTTGGCACACGAATACGGTACAGGTTGGCGATATACGGTACTGAGTGACAAAAACTCAGAAGAAGTTTGCTCTTACTTTGACGACCAAATGCAGGCGCTTTCTGTTGCAGAACTTCAGGCACAGTTGCAGGCGGAAGTTGAAGAGCATCAACAGCAAATCAAAGCACTTCAAGAACAGTTGGGAGGATTAACTGATGTCTATATCAGCCTCATTGAATTAGTTAAAGCTAGTCAATACCTGTTATCTAAAATTGCTAAACACCCTGACTTTTTAGCACTTAAATATCATCCTGATTTAACAATTGGTGACGCTGAAACTGCACTGTCTTATCTCAAGGATGAGCTAGAAACTAATCAACAGTCTGCTAACACAGCTAATACTTGCGATTAGAAGAAACTCGCCCGAATTGCCTGTGATTAATTCGGGCGATCGCTAGTATTCAGAAACACTAAATCTTACTACAGAAAAACTATTATCGCACACTAGAGGTAAAATATGTCCCAGGAAATCAAGCTAGGTCTTTGTAATCCTCCTGAACCCATTTATCTATACGTTAAAAATGGGGAATCAAGTGGTGAAACTTATCTCTGGTATCACTACAATATAGAACAAGATAAAACTATCCCCGTACAGCAAAGAGGATTAACTGGTTATTTGTCAGAAGTACGAGTGACTGCTAAAGAATACAAAGGTAAGGACAGTATTAAATTAGATATCGTTGTCTCTGCCGATGAAGTATATATCATTAGAACCGGCATAGAAACCAATTTTGCTAAGACCTTTTTACTAGCAGCTTCAAAAGTTTACGACTTTTCTAACCCTTTAGTTATTGCTGCTACTAGCGGTGATGAGAATACAGTTTTTTGTCGGCTTTATGATGCGACAAGTAAAGTTAGAGTCCGCAGCGAATGGAACCCGAACGCTGATTGGTTCTCAATCATTACTGAAATCCAATCTCGTTTGGGTGCTTCATTTTCATCTGTTCCACTAATGTCAGAACAACAAACACAACCCAAATCTGTAGCACATCCTCAAGATTTGCGCGTGAAATATATTCGTACTTTGTTGAATTATCCCCTTGATTTAGTCAAAGAATACTTGCAGTTTCAAGAAGTTAGTAGCCCTAGTCAATTACCCATTAGCAAGATTGATTCTCTGGTAAAAACCATGTGTTTAGCCTGGGCAGCAGACAAAGTTGATAATTCCAATCAGGCTGAAGATTTGTATCAACAGCAGGTAGTTGATTTGGTTGCTAATGGTGATGATGAATTGACAGCAATCAAGGCATGGATGCAGCAAGTACAAACATTAGAAGCAGTTTAAACATTTAGTTGAGGTAATGTCATGACTTGTATAATTTCTGAGCTTGAAAAATGTTGGTATCTATCGCCACCTTGGGGTAAACAAATGCCCCCAATTCAGATTGATTTGTCGGAACGAGTTTACATCAAAGCAACCAGAACATTCGGCTACTGCTGCGGCGTTGTGTGGCAGGATGACCAGTGGATTTACTCGGTCTTGAGCGAACATTCTATTGTCCAGATGACTAAATATCAAATTCTTGGTACAGGAAAGATACAATCCGTCAGCTTGGACAAACCAGAGTTTGCAGTTGGCGATCGCGTGTTACTCCGTTTCAGCAGCCACGCCACAAAACAGCGATTGGTGCTGGGTGTAGTGCTGGTGAATGGTAGTTGGTTTTATGTGGTTGAAATGGTTTCCCCTACTTTATCCCCAGCACTGGGTTCACCAATCCGTTTCGCGTTGGTTAGTGAAAAAGATTTAGTCCAAGTTCATCTGTAAGTATTTTTCAACTTGGAGCAACGATTATGTCACAAATCGAAATCGCTCAAATCATTGAACAGATAAAGCAAGAAATTACTGTTGACTCCAATGGCCAGGGTAAGGCTAGTATTCGCGCAACTGCCAGATTAGCTGATGTCAACGATGCCGGATTGCTCAGAAGTCTCAAAACTGCTGCTGATAATTCTGGTTCTAAATTGGTTGAAAAGCTTATCCGTAAAGGGTTTGGAGGTGCTGACATTTTAAGCTGGTCACAGTCCGGCATTCCTGATATAGCTGTTGCCGCAATACTTCACTACTACGGTTATGAAGCCGGTAAACGATGCAGTCAACAAGCAAAGTTAGCTTGTGA
It contains:
- a CDS encoding helix-turn-helix domain-containing protein; its protein translation is MPIDVQIERIIRVDAPGIGAKIKQARERDPRSVEELAKAADMTRANWYRIEREENDVLPEVTLRKIEEVLGVNFGISFDN
- a CDS encoding DUF1392 family protein, which codes for MTCIISELEKCWYLSPPWGKQMPPIQIDLSERVYIKATRTFGYCCGVVWQDDQWIYSVLSEHSIVQMTKYQILGTGKIQSVSLDKPEFAVGDRVLLRFSSHATKQRLVLGVVLVNGSWFYVVEMVSPTLSPALGSPIRFALVSEKDLVQVHL